A window of the Acidobacteriota bacterium genome harbors these coding sequences:
- a CDS encoding type II toxin-antitoxin system prevent-host-death family antitoxin codes for MVIPAIAYGIYNVAMKVANIAEFKNHLSEYLAAVADGEEVEIRKRNAPLARVVPIRSPGRNRTVLGRGAGTVVVHGDLTEPMIPPEDWEMLREEPS; via the coding sequence ATGGTGATTCCGGCAATAGCTTACGGCATCTATAATGTGGCCATGAAGGTGGCCAACATCGCGGAGTTCAAGAACCACCTGAGCGAGTACCTCGCCGCCGTGGCGGACGGCGAGGAGGTGGAAATCCGCAAACGCAACGCTCCGCTGGCGCGCGTCGTGCCGATTCGGAGCCCCGGTCGCAACCGCACTGTCCTCGGCCGCGGCGCGGGCACGGTCGTGGTCCACGGGGATCTGACCGAGCCGATGATCCCGCCGGAGGACTGGGAGATGCTGCGGGAAGAACCGTCGTGA
- a CDS encoding methyltransferase domain-containing protein yields the protein MNPQIAKWNARYADREPGALPEPSPPLPDAVAGVPPGRALDLACGAGRHAVWLGSRGWRVAAVDGSDAAVALLLANAERAGCRERIAPHVADLEADPPEFTIEPAAYDLIVDCYFLHRPLFAAIRGGVRPGGLFVAALHLPAPDGQRGHGYVLRPGELERMVRGWRWNVLHAAERTARVAAGGEPGVAEIVARRPDVRPPSHS from the coding sequence ATGAACCCGCAGATCGCCAAGTGGAACGCGCGTTACGCCGACCGCGAACCGGGCGCGCTGCCGGAGCCGTCGCCGCCCCTGCCCGACGCGGTGGCGGGCGTGCCGCCGGGCCGGGCGCTGGACCTGGCGTGCGGCGCCGGCCGGCACGCCGTCTGGCTGGGGTCACGCGGGTGGCGGGTCGCTGCGGTGGACGGCTCGGATGCAGCCGTCGCCCTGCTGCTCGCGAACGCGGAGCGGGCCGGCTGCCGCGAGCGGATCGCGCCGCACGTCGCCGACCTGGAAGCGGACCCGCCGGAGTTCACTATCGAGCCGGCGGCCTACGACCTGATCGTCGACTGCTACTTCCTGCACCGTCCGCTGTTCGCGGCGATCCGCGGCGGGGTTCGTCCGGGCGGGCTGTTCGTGGCGGCGCTGCATCTGCCTGCGCCGGACGGACAGCGCGGGCACGGCTACGTGCTGCGGCCGGGAGAGCTGGAGCGGATGGTCAGGGGATGGCGGTGGAACGTGCTCCACGCCGCGGAGCGAACCGCGCGGGTCGCGGCCGGCGGTGAGCCCGGCGTTGCCGAGATAGTGGCCAGGCGGCCGGACGTTCGCCCACCCTCGCATTCGTGA
- a CDS encoding PQQ-binding-like beta-propeller repeat protein — translation MTPIRPCRVLLAAVLAVSIAFPAAAQNVDWRLHNLDLHGSRYAETDQITPENAHLLTPRWLFQHGVIDGVSNQTTPVIVDGVMYLTDSRGSVYAVDAYDGHHLWTYDVTDLLGGGRREGYIFRHRGVTYEDGVVYSAAGSFIFALDAETGEPIESFGDNGQASVILDVLRLRYPDVETAISMGYWFTTAPQIHDGVIYIGSTRSESLIPGGHVLAVDAATGEVIWHFNTIPQDENDQGWDIAGPTWVGSVRNGGGIWETPSLDPELGLVYVAVGNPFGDSTERDGMNLFTDSVLALDIEDGQLRWYYQLVHHDVWDYDNGSQPILFDMEVDGEPVRALGQANKNAFLYLLNRETGAPIHSIIETPVPTETDREGEEPWPTQPIPHKADGERMEPVAPIFPEEIPPEHAEGKTLVPIFTPIAPNQIFAPGFGGGASYGPMAYSTDTGLLYVNAIDRPFDAGRGPRMFFSAYDPTTGELIWRQIREGYGQAGPVVTSGGVVFVGTGSNIAGYFFAFDARTGEELWRFNTGAGVFSSPAVYMVDGEQFVTVASGGGDRGRRGGALILSFALPKRVIEAERASQ, via the coding sequence ATGACGCCTATCCGTCCCTGCCGTGTGCTGCTCGCAGCCGTGCTGGCCGTGTCGATCGCGTTCCCGGCTGCGGCCCAGAACGTCGACTGGCGCCTGCACAACCTCGATCTGCACGGCAGCCGCTACGCCGAGACCGACCAGATCACGCCGGAGAACGCGCATCTGCTGACCCCGCGCTGGCTCTTCCAGCACGGCGTCATCGACGGCGTCAGCAACCAGACCACGCCGGTGATCGTCGACGGCGTGATGTACCTCACCGACTCGCGGGGGAGCGTCTACGCGGTCGACGCCTACGACGGGCATCATCTGTGGACCTACGACGTCACGGACCTGCTCGGCGGCGGCCGGCGCGAGGGCTACATCTTTCGTCACCGCGGCGTCACCTACGAGGACGGCGTGGTGTACAGCGCGGCCGGCTCGTTCATCTTCGCCCTCGACGCCGAGACCGGCGAGCCGATCGAGTCCTTCGGCGACAACGGCCAGGCCAGCGTCATCCTCGACGTGCTGCGTCTCCGCTACCCGGACGTGGAGACCGCCATCTCGATGGGCTACTGGTTCACCACCGCGCCGCAGATCCACGACGGGGTCATCTACATAGGATCGACGCGCAGCGAGAGCCTCATTCCCGGCGGGCACGTGCTCGCGGTGGACGCGGCGACGGGCGAGGTGATCTGGCACTTCAACACGATCCCGCAGGACGAGAACGACCAGGGCTGGGACATCGCGGGGCCGACGTGGGTGGGCAGCGTCCGCAACGGCGGCGGCATCTGGGAGACGCCGTCGCTCGATCCCGAGCTCGGCCTGGTCTACGTCGCCGTCGGCAACCCCTTCGGCGACAGCACCGAGCGGGACGGCATGAACCTGTTCACCGACTCGGTCCTCGCCCTCGACATCGAGGACGGCCAGTTGCGCTGGTACTACCAGCTCGTCCACCACGACGTCTGGGACTACGACAACGGCAGCCAGCCGATCCTCTTCGACATGGAGGTGGACGGCGAGCCGGTGCGCGCCCTCGGGCAGGCCAACAAGAACGCCTTCCTCTATCTGCTGAACCGGGAGACGGGCGCGCCCATCCACTCGATCATCGAGACGCCGGTGCCGACCGAGACCGACCGCGAGGGCGAGGAGCCGTGGCCCACGCAGCCCATCCCGCACAAGGCGGACGGCGAGCGGATGGAGCCGGTCGCGCCGATCTTCCCCGAGGAGATCCCGCCGGAGCACGCGGAAGGGAAGACCCTGGTGCCGATCTTCACGCCGATCGCCCCCAACCAGATCTTCGCGCCCGGCTTCGGCGGCGGGGCCAGCTACGGGCCGATGGCGTACAGCACGGATACCGGCCTGCTCTACGTGAACGCCATCGACCGGCCTTTCGACGCCGGCCGCGGGCCGCGCATGTTCTTCTCGGCCTACGACCCGACCACCGGGGAGCTGATCTGGCGCCAGATCCGCGAGGGGTACGGCCAGGCGGGACCGGTGGTGACCTCCGGCGGGGTGGTCTTCGTGGGCACCGGCAGCAACATCGCCGGTTATTTCTTCGCCTTCGACGCGCGCACCGGCGAGGAGCTCTGGCGGTTCAACACAGGGGCCGGCGTCTTCTCGTCGCCCGCGGTCTACATGGTCGACGGCGAGCAGTTCGTGACCGTCGCGTCGGGCGGCGGGGACCGCGGCCGGCGCGGCGGAGCTCTCATCCTGAGCTTCGCGCTGCCGAAGCGCGTGATCGAGGCGGAACGCGCATCGCAGTGA
- a CDS encoding NADPH:quinone oxidoreductase family protein, which translates to MHTMKAVRCHRYAGLDETGKPVPKPIPLRDVLSLDEIPAPVCEPGHVVVRTHFAGVQYPDALQAQGLYQHKPDLPYVPGMDVAGTVLEVGDGVEHVRPGDRAVAQMNLGGLSEAVRIPAASVWRAPDNVPLEHCANLGRNFFPAYHSLKVLGEAGPGSLVLVDGASGGVGMAAVELAKAMGAQVIAGVSVPQKQDLPATAGADRVLCYGRDRQSFRRFKNDVRQAATELGHPDGVDVVVDMVQGELFEAALVSAIRPLGRICLVGFTAGQRPIRPGLLLIKSAVVMGSMWAGWAARNPEAHQRQVGQILDYLATGVVRPRADRVYALDDFVAAFELFERNQGRGNTVVRFAPE; encoded by the coding sequence ATGCACACGATGAAGGCTGTCCGCTGCCACCGCTACGCCGGCCTCGACGAGACCGGCAAACCCGTTCCGAAGCCCATCCCCCTGCGGGACGTTCTGTCGCTGGACGAGATACCCGCGCCGGTCTGCGAGCCCGGCCACGTCGTGGTCCGGACGCATTTTGCCGGCGTGCAGTATCCCGACGCGCTGCAGGCGCAGGGGCTCTACCAGCACAAGCCGGACCTGCCCTACGTGCCCGGCATGGACGTGGCGGGGACGGTGCTGGAGGTCGGAGACGGCGTCGAGCACGTGCGACCCGGCGACCGGGCGGTAGCCCAGATGAACCTCGGGGGTCTCTCCGAGGCGGTCAGGATACCGGCGGCGTCCGTCTGGAGAGCCCCCGACAACGTCCCGCTGGAGCACTGCGCCAACCTGGGACGCAATTTCTTCCCCGCCTACCACTCGCTGAAGGTCCTCGGCGAGGCCGGCCCCGGCAGCCTCGTGCTGGTCGACGGGGCGTCGGGCGGCGTCGGCATGGCCGCAGTGGAGTTGGCCAAGGCGATGGGGGCGCAGGTCATCGCCGGCGTCAGCGTCCCCCAGAAGCAGGATCTGCCGGCCACCGCCGGAGCCGACCGCGTGCTGTGCTACGGCCGCGACCGGCAGAGCTTCCGGCGGTTCAAGAACGACGTTCGACAAGCGGCGACCGAGCTCGGTCATCCGGACGGCGTCGACGTGGTCGTCGACATGGTCCAGGGGGAGTTGTTCGAGGCGGCGCTGGTCTCGGCCATCCGGCCGCTGGGAAGGATCTGCCTGGTCGGGTTCACGGCGGGGCAGCGACCGATTCGCCCCGGCCTGCTGCTCATCAAGTCGGCCGTCGTGATGGGCAGCATGTGGGCCGGCTGGGCCGCGCGGAATCCGGAGGCGCACCAGCGGCAGGTCGGGCAGATCCTCGACTATCTGGCGACCGGCGTGGTCCGGCCGCGCGCCGATCGGGTCTACGCGCTCGACGACTTCGTCGCGGCCTTCGAGCTGTTCGAGCGCAACCAGGGCCGGGGCAACACCGTGGTCCGCTTCGCCCCTGAATGA
- a CDS encoding DUF423 domain-containing protein — protein sequence MATNWFAAAAILCGLGVVLGAFGAHGLRERLTADMLVVFETGVRYHFIHALGLFAVAWAASRWPGPLVGAAGWLFVAGIVIFSGSLYVLSISGIRWLGAITPIGGLCMIAGWALLAVAALRAS from the coding sequence ATGGCGACGAACTGGTTCGCGGCGGCGGCAATTCTCTGCGGATTGGGCGTGGTGCTCGGCGCGTTCGGGGCGCACGGGCTCCGCGAGCGCCTGACGGCCGACATGCTGGTCGTGTTCGAGACCGGCGTGCGCTATCACTTCATCCATGCCCTCGGCCTCTTCGCGGTCGCCTGGGCTGCCTCGCGCTGGCCGGGCCCGCTGGTCGGCGCCGCCGGCTGGCTCTTCGTGGCCGGCATCGTGATCTTCTCCGGCAGTCTCTACGTGCTGTCGATCAGCGGCATCCGCTGGCTGGGCGCGATCACCCCCATCGGCGGCCTGTGCATGATCGCCGGCTGGGCGCTGCTGGCCGTTGCGGCGCTGCGCGCGTCCTGA
- a CDS encoding aminotransferase class I/II-fold pyridoxal phosphate-dependent enzyme, with protein MSSIDRRQFLEIGTLGVGYGLATAPRAAYAQSGSGTAGGTGGNVRMSGDGLGLTPEEQAQLWSALAADGGIVRDSYSNGGAVERLENAFAELLGKERAVFMPTGTLANHLAVRALAGGDGRAIVQADSHLYNDSGDCLQTLSNITLIPLGAGRPDFTLEEVEATLDRTAGGRVSRPVRVISIETPVRRHFGATFDRRELDRIAALARREGIHLHLDGARIFLQAAYEGRDVAHYAAPFDTVYVSLYKYFNAPSGAILAGPRDLLDGMYHTRRMFGAGLPAAWPFASIAHHYLPGFVDRYRQAADVSESWLAQLTRHDAFSVDRVPHGTNLSWLRVNTGDFSAFRRRLGDQGVAVGAPRNGRVLVGVNETWNRRSADELAELFVASV; from the coding sequence ATGTCCAGCATTGACCGGCGGCAGTTTCTGGAGATCGGCACGCTCGGCGTCGGTTACGGGCTTGCGACGGCGCCGCGCGCGGCGTACGCGCAGTCGGGTTCGGGCACTGCAGGTGGGACGGGCGGAAACGTCCGCATGAGCGGCGACGGCCTGGGACTGACCCCGGAAGAACAGGCGCAACTCTGGAGCGCGCTGGCGGCCGACGGCGGCATCGTGCGGGACTCCTACTCGAACGGCGGCGCGGTGGAGCGCCTGGAGAACGCGTTCGCCGAGCTGCTCGGCAAGGAGCGGGCGGTCTTCATGCCGACCGGCACGCTCGCCAACCACCTGGCGGTGCGTGCCCTGGCCGGTGGCGACGGCCGCGCCATCGTGCAGGCCGACAGCCACCTGTACAACGACTCGGGCGATTGCCTGCAGACGCTCAGCAACATCACGCTCATCCCGCTCGGCGCCGGCCGTCCCGACTTCACGCTCGAAGAGGTGGAGGCAACCCTCGACCGCACCGCGGGCGGCCGCGTCAGCCGGCCCGTGCGGGTCATCTCGATCGAGACGCCGGTGCGACGGCATTTCGGGGCCACCTTCGACCGTCGCGAGCTGGACCGCATCGCCGCGCTGGCGCGGCGTGAGGGAATCCACCTGCATCTCGACGGAGCGCGGATTTTCCTGCAGGCCGCCTACGAAGGCCGCGACGTGGCCCATTACGCGGCGCCGTTCGACACCGTCTACGTGTCGCTCTACAAGTACTTCAACGCGCCCTCGGGGGCGATCCTGGCCGGTCCCCGCGACTTGCTCGACGGCATGTATCACACGCGCCGCATGTTCGGCGCGGGCCTGCCGGCGGCGTGGCCCTTCGCCTCCATCGCCCATCACTACCTGCCGGGCTTCGTCGACCGCTACCGGCAGGCCGCCGACGTCTCGGAGTCCTGGCTCGCCCAACTCACCCGTCACGACGCGTTCTCGGTCGACCGGGTCCCGCACGGCACCAACCTGTCGTGGCTGCGAGTGAACACCGGCGACTTCTCCGCGTTCCGGCGCCGGCTGGGCGACCAGGGCGTCGCCGTGGGCGCACCCCGGAACGGACGCGTCCTCGTCGGCGTGAACGAGACCTGGAACCGACGGTCGGCCGATGAGCTGGCGGAGCTGTTCGTCGCTTCCGTCTGA
- a CDS encoding alpha-L-glutamate ligase: MSRIYVLHENDAWVEPLRAAFDERRLPYSEWFLDTGTLDLREPPPEGVFYNRMSASSHTRDHRYGPEYAAAVLAWLERHGRRVLNSGRALQLEVSKVAQYAALEACGIRTPETVAAIGRDRIVDAARELEPPFITKHNRAGKGLGVRLFHDREALARYVDSDAFEPAVDGITLIQRYIQAPEPYITRVEFIGGRYFYAVRVDTSQGFELCPADACRVDDAFCPADAEPASPVSLFRIVDGVPGDLVSRYQRFLADNGIHIAGIEFILDRDGVAYTYDVNTNTNYNSQAEAEAGRFGMRGIAEYLGRELQAYEASALTAQTASQP, encoded by the coding sequence ATGAGCCGGATCTACGTCCTTCACGAGAACGACGCGTGGGTCGAGCCGTTGCGCGCGGCGTTCGACGAGCGCCGCCTGCCCTACTCGGAGTGGTTTCTCGACACCGGCACTCTCGACCTGCGCGAGCCGCCGCCGGAGGGCGTCTTCTACAACCGGATGAGCGCGTCGTCGCATACCCGCGACCACCGCTACGGGCCGGAGTACGCGGCGGCGGTGCTGGCCTGGCTGGAGCGGCACGGCCGGCGCGTGCTGAACTCGGGCCGGGCGCTGCAGCTCGAGGTGAGCAAGGTGGCGCAGTACGCGGCGCTGGAAGCGTGCGGCATCCGCACGCCGGAGACCGTCGCGGCGATCGGGCGGGACCGGATCGTGGACGCCGCGCGCGAGCTCGAGCCGCCGTTCATCACCAAGCACAACCGGGCCGGCAAGGGGCTCGGTGTCCGGCTGTTCCATGACCGGGAGGCGCTCGCGCGCTACGTCGACAGCGACGCGTTCGAGCCGGCCGTCGACGGCATCACGCTCATCCAGCGGTACATCCAGGCGCCCGAACCGTACATCACGAGGGTCGAGTTCATCGGGGGGCGCTACTTCTACGCCGTGCGAGTCGATACCAGCCAGGGATTCGAGCTCTGCCCGGCCGATGCCTGCCGGGTGGACGATGCCTTCTGCCCGGCTGACGCCGAGCCGGCCTCGCCGGTGTCGCTGTTCCGCATCGTCGACGGCGTGCCCGGCGATCTGGTTTCCCGCTACCAGCGGTTCCTGGCCGACAACGGCATCCACATCGCGGGTATCGAGTTCATCCTCGACCGGGACGGCGTGGCGTATACGTACGACGTCAACACCAACACCAACTACAACAGCCAGGCGGAGGCGGAGGCGGGACGGTTCGGGATGCGGGGGATCGCGGAGTACCTCGGGCGCGAGCTGCAGGCATACGAAGCCTCGGCGCTCACCGCGCAGACCGCGTCGCAGCCCTGA
- a CDS encoding sugar phosphate isomerase/epimerase, with protein sequence MLTRRSMLLTPLAASLARVATAQSADPGKMLLAMHQNTSSGAGLRGAVEGWARAGIRYVELGSPQLQAFLENDTLPAARRLLEDLDLTPVSAAVVLQDIWLPGPARAESLEAWRRGCDQFANLGLTRIYSPSVTNRPVTADDFAATPDCVGEAGDIAAEYGLTAMIEFTRTSTHLSTLTSSLQVIRAAARPNVRPMIDFFHFWSGLSKFEDLDLLEPGELAHAHFQDLLDGPRELIDNDSRIIPGDGIAPVVRILQKLAEKEFTGALSVELFRAEYQQGDPFEVATEIRGKCEAVMQEAGVL encoded by the coding sequence ATGCTGACGAGAAGATCGATGCTGCTGACTCCTCTGGCCGCTTCCCTGGCGCGCGTGGCAACCGCGCAATCCGCCGATCCCGGAAAGATGCTGCTCGCCATGCACCAGAACACGTCGAGCGGCGCCGGCCTCCGCGGCGCGGTCGAAGGCTGGGCGCGGGCCGGCATCCGGTACGTCGAGCTCGGCTCACCGCAGTTGCAGGCATTTCTCGAGAACGACACCCTGCCGGCCGCCCGGCGGCTGCTCGAAGACCTCGATCTGACGCCGGTGTCCGCCGCGGTGGTGCTGCAGGACATCTGGCTGCCGGGTCCTGCGCGGGCCGAGTCGCTGGAAGCATGGCGGCGCGGCTGCGATCAGTTCGCCAACCTGGGCCTGACGCGGATCTACTCGCCGTCGGTCACCAACCGGCCGGTCACCGCCGACGACTTCGCGGCGACGCCGGACTGCGTCGGCGAGGCGGGCGACATTGCGGCCGAGTACGGCCTGACCGCGATGATCGAGTTCACCCGCACGTCGACGCACCTGTCCACGCTGACCTCGTCGCTGCAGGTCATCCGCGCGGCGGCGCGTCCCAACGTGCGGCCGATGATCGACTTCTTCCACTTCTGGTCGGGCCTGAGCAAGTTCGAGGACCTCGACCTGCTCGAGCCGGGTGAGCTGGCCCACGCCCACTTCCAGGACCTGCTGGACGGCCCGCGCGAGCTGATCGACAACGACTCGCGGATCATCCCGGGCGACGGCATCGCGCCGGTGGTGCGCATCCTGCAGAAGCTGGCCGAGAAGGAGTTCACCGGGGCCCTGTCGGTGGAGCTGTTCCGCGCGGAGTACCAGCAGGGAGACCCGTTCGAGGTCGCGACCGAGATCCGCGGAAAGTGCGAGGCCGTCATGCAGGAGGCGGGGGTCCTGTAG
- a CDS encoding type II toxin-antitoxin system VapC family toxin yields the protein MGDAAGRTVVTVVLDTCAIVWAIGDPGRLPDTVAGILTADDTRVCVSAVSCAEIACASQRGRIDIDRHWRRWFRHYVELNGWTVLPIDLDTVEEAYALPDPFHRDPADRLIVAAARGLSAPVVTADARILDYPHVKTLWKG from the coding sequence CTGGGAGATGCTGCGGGAAGAACCGTCGTGACGGTGGTGCTCGATACCTGCGCCATCGTATGGGCGATCGGCGACCCCGGGCGACTGCCCGACACGGTGGCCGGGATTCTCACGGCAGACGACACCCGCGTCTGCGTCTCGGCGGTCAGTTGCGCGGAGATCGCCTGCGCGTCGCAACGCGGCCGCATCGACATCGATCGGCATTGGCGGCGGTGGTTCCGTCACTACGTCGAGTTGAACGGTTGGACCGTGCTTCCGATCGATCTCGACACCGTCGAAGAAGCCTACGCGTTGCCGGACCCGTTTCACCGGGATCCGGCGGACCGGCTCATCGTCGCGGCGGCGCGCGGGTTGTCCGCGCCCGTTGTTACCGCGGATGCGCGGATACTCGATTACCCCCATGTCAAGACTCTGTGGAAAGGATGA
- a CDS encoding SDR family NAD(P)-dependent oxidoreductase, whose translation MTARMDKQRFLITGASQGIGAALVSLARKQGHEVVFTGRDQGRIDSVAAESGAHGIRADVVRAEDNQRTVDACVDRMGGIDVLVNNAGVGYLAEVGEIDMDAMRSLFDINVFGLVDLTNRVAPLLKAQERGYIFNIASTSGMKGAKTGTVYAASKWAVRGITQCWQAELRPHGVHVTCVCPSEVQTDWMGRTGRNNPNKLYAVDIAEAIMAVLDMNPRALWPEFAIFANNPWKED comes from the coding sequence ATGACGGCTAGGATGGACAAGCAACGATTCCTGATTACCGGCGCCAGCCAGGGCATCGGCGCCGCGCTCGTCTCGCTCGCCCGCAAGCAGGGGCACGAGGTGGTATTCACCGGCCGCGACCAGGGGCGTATCGACAGCGTGGCGGCCGAGAGCGGCGCGCACGGCATCCGTGCGGACGTGGTACGCGCCGAGGACAACCAGCGCACCGTCGATGCGTGCGTCGACCGTATGGGCGGCATCGACGTGCTGGTCAACAACGCCGGGGTCGGCTATCTCGCCGAGGTGGGCGAGATCGACATGGACGCCATGCGGTCGCTCTTCGACATCAACGTCTTCGGCCTCGTCGACCTGACGAACCGCGTCGCGCCGCTGCTCAAAGCGCAGGAGCGGGGCTACATCTTCAACATCGCCTCGACCTCCGGCATGAAGGGCGCCAAGACGGGCACCGTGTACGCGGCGAGCAAGTGGGCGGTGCGCGGGATCACCCAGTGCTGGCAGGCCGAGCTGCGGCCGCACGGCGTCCACGTCACCTGCGTCTGCCCGTCCGAGGTGCAGACCGACTGGATGGGCCGCACGGGGCGCAACAACCCGAACAAGCTCTACGCCGTCGACATCGCCGAGGCCATCATGGCGGTGCTCGACATGAACCCGCGCGCGCTCTGGCCGGAGTTCGCGATCTTCGCCAACAACCCCTGGAAGGAAGACTGA